TCAATCTCAGCGAAACTTTGATTTCCATGCACTAACAACATGATAGAATATGAGGCTTGTATAATTGGTCTTAGAATGACCgttgacatgaacatccaagagttaTTGATTATAGGTGATTCAAACTTCTTAATTCATCAAGTACAAGGCGAATGGAATACAAAGAACACAAAAATCCTACCGTACTTACATTGTGTGAAGAAGTTGTGTAAGAAGTTTATCAAGGTGGGCTTCAAGCATGTTCCAAGTTCGCAGATGCTTTGGCAAATTTGTCTTCCATGATTCAACATTTAGATAAGAACTACATAGACCCCATCAAGGTGAATGTGCATAATGAGCCTGCTTATTGTTTCCATGTGGATGAAGAGCCAGATGGAGAACAATGGTATTGTGACATTAAGAGGTATCTCAAGACAAGAGACTACCCTGAAGGAGCAACCAACACCGAGAAGCGAAAGCTTAGAAGATTGGCGAATCACTTTTTCCTAAATGGTgaaatcctatataggaggacccCTGATTTAGGACTGTTGAGGTACGTAGATGCCAAAAGAGCAACCAAGCTAATTGAAGAGATACACACAAGAACATGTGGGCCTCACATGAATAGTTTTactttggcaaagaaaattctgcGAGCATGTTACTTTTGGATGACGATGGAAGCAGATAGAATTCGTTTTGTACAGAAATGTCATAAGTATCAGATTCACGGTGATTTGATTCGAGTCCCGCCGAATGAACTCAATGTGACGAGTTCTCCTTGGCCATTTGcagcttggggcatggatgtcattggccCTATTGAGCCTGCCACATCGAATGGGAATagatttatcttggtagctattgATTAGTTTACAAAGTGGATAGAAGCCTCTTCTTACAAGTCAGTT
The nucleotide sequence above comes from Nicotiana tabacum cultivar K326 chromosome 12, ASM71507v2, whole genome shotgun sequence. Encoded proteins:
- the LOC142167289 gene encoding uncharacterized protein LOC142167289, with the protein product MIQHLDKNYIDPIKVNVHNEPAYCFHVDEEPDGEQWYCDIKRYLKTRDYPEGATNTEKRKLRRLANHFFLNGEILYRRTPDLGLLRYVDAKRATKLIEEIHTRTCGPHMNSFTLAKKILRACYFWMTMEADRIRFVQKCHKYQIHGDLIRVPPNELNVTSSPWPFAAWGMDVIGPIEPATSNGNRFILVAID